The following coding sequences are from one Chaetodon trifascialis isolate fChaTrf1 chromosome 24, fChaTrf1.hap1, whole genome shotgun sequence window:
- the mxra5a gene encoding matrix-remodeling-associated protein 5: protein MMMDPAAVCVLQTLLVLILLPPVASVPCPRPCSCPQPTELHCTFRSLITIPAAVSKHVERMNLGFNRINKITSTSLAGLRKLELLLVHGNDIHSLPDGVFRDLNSLQMLKISYNKLKEINRHTLQGLWALARLHLDHNQLEFIHPDAFQGLTSLRLLQLEGNRLQQLHPATFTTFTLMGYFHVSTLRHLHLSDNGLMSLPSRLVATMPQLENLYLHGNPWTCDCNMRWLRNWDKISPGVLKCKKDRALPSGQLCPMCASPRHLQREELQAVENLVCSSPVISSPRRTSPPDDIESEVMTKENFSEPLGNISLGLSDEHGNEVDLECNISKPREFTKVSWEQVNQLQLLSNITLSVDIECSVDREKYERLWRLIAYYSNVPAHLQRGIMLRKEPHPTYVYRQDSEKDALYYTGVKVNVMAQPAWLMQATADLQLNRLQSSAKMVKLILSTDISETVEVELVRRQRRSWVMIESTNMTHKVLSAMLGSPSQMYCNVHSSGQPVIHWMLPDGSKVEAPYSSPDNRVSVSSDGRLAIKAVSHTDTGIYYCIAKVHGDIAVLPFYLTVQESSSPPPGEDASIMAIEGFAGNPISLPCTASGSPDAEINWILPSSNIVSFQANSSRALVYSNGTLHIPQTQLLDSGHYKCIAINQHGVDTLATKITLIRRKGMIRPLRKFPARPQSASGVNTQIKVPTEDTEEASGDIEVTQVGAPISRMDPLRRRIPGGVAMGRRGVHPSRNMWRRPPMHRKPTGSRVEDRKDIVENRRKINMSKSKIDPEKWADILAKIRDRNAQNTVTPLPVEYTTERKLTEQTTQSQETIEGSSDGVTVQEKESQDYFTTPHTSVQHTQMQTNKYNTQTQDTHVTDPDMNVGLHTTSNSVFFLPQTTSVPLHAVTFWQANTNTASSSSTFSLQENHSTNTDVVKTADWSKASERRENMDGPNNNEREVYLSGSEMVNPNQSETSQEENGRYLSETATTSQAHTHIHIVDNLHSEAMLTTASPTTTLVPITARRRGSEEQSPPRLEQANSRRRNGGRRRGSKRRKQKQNESTQFIATTPGNGPLATVRATASSQLNIEPLEVTAANFNTTVPFTGSQAASSGRLSHEESTVSGNDAEAATKLSSLPASSPESNDSHLPLAKPLFKSTSAVPSFPTASPGAGHGKTSSQTAMGISESVSPAERLNMYTSTSQQRFTGSFLPPVKLLERTQTESITEDLMPRSDNSSGGFHNVTQVQTDFGLNQSGHQYTPTEKMLFNETGMHFSLLPSPSASAASLIEHEITTTPGYTSRASSLITTRSMRLEVDLDTQQVGTRKPTVPEILYHSSSQNKTTSSESEVDKHLEETATAGINVNALVTHLSTSSSRPDVIPSRVVPYVILPKTPSIEAKMGPSLRATTQEAPKTNNIPDIHSQDQKIQHITTSEPQRTSDFHPATQSPDHKWALFSINPTFPALRLTSEQTIKQTAAPAPTTAAVQIDPFKDGLLTSTQDVSRKHQLPGQGSIPTGMPRITKSNFQSFTVKAETDAQLPCEAKGEPMPFLSWTKVASGASVAQNTRVQRFEVHPNGTLIIRNTQPMDGGQYLCTVQNQYGTDKMLVNLVVLSQHPRVLQPRERDITVHLGVKVDLDCRVEGHPTPRVTWVLPNHVHLAAAPPGVASQQRVSILSNGTLRINQATNTDRGIYKCIGSSAAGADTVSVRLHVSALPPVIQQTQHENTTLPEGSTAYIHCTATGAPQPVIRWITPDGVQLTASQFVSGRNLVVFPNGTLYIRGFGSGNAGRYECSASNTLASSRRIVTLSIRRNLSSAKAHIMSSSPQRTDVIYGSKLLLNCVTTGEPEPRIIWRTPSKKLVDAQYSFDPRIKVFPNGSLTVHPVTNEDSGDYLCVARNKMGDDYILLRVNVLTRPAKIKQTQQQSSQEVIYGGDLKVDCVASGVPNPKISWALPDGTMVNPVKQRDSVTGGRSRRYVVFDNGTLYFNDVGMPEEGDYTCYAENQLGKDEMKVRVKVKVTASPPKIQDKDQKTIKVFYGETVTLRCNAKGESMPVITWISPTNRFISPALDKYQVLDDGTLVVQKVQRFDGGNYTCMARNNAGQDYKVVRLEVLVTSPVINGLSGPTNTIKVTAAKDQRKFVDCVAKGTPTPRVMWVLPGNVILPAPYYSNRMTVHLNGTLEIRSPKRTDSGQLACIARNEGGEVKLVVNLDVQETIERPPVRGPKTDSLSLTVGNAMTLNCSFEGSTLAHVTWILPNGTPLQSGARFSKFFHRPDGSLIISNPSIGEAGMYRCLGRNFRGLVERTVTLSPGRKPEINNRYNTPVSIMNGERLLLHCLTSGEPLRLTWTLPSGVVLNRPQRAGQYAVLPNGTLAIQQVSIYDRGSYVCRAANEYGSSLLSASVIVIAYPPRITNGPPSMTYAKQGVAVQLNCVATGIPRVDVAWETPDKTRLAVSTQPRLFGNKYLHPQGSLIIQSPTKRDSGVYKCTARNAVGIDSKVTFLNVF, encoded by the exons ATGATGATGGACCCTGCCGCCGTGTGCGTCCTGCAGACCCTGCTGGTGCTGATTCTCTTGCCCCCTGTTGCCTCTGTGCCCTGCCCCCGGCCCTGCTCCTGCCCCCAGCCCACTGAGCTCCACTGCACCTTCCGTTCCCTCATCACGATCCCAGCTGCTGTATCAAAACACGTGGAGCGCATGAACCTGGG gtTCAATAGAATTAATAAGATTACGTCCACATCATTGGCTGGTCTGAGgaagctggagctgctgttggTGCACGGAAATGACATCCACAGTCTACCTGATGGAGTGTTCAGGGACCTTAATTCACTACAG ATGTTGAAGATTAGCTACAACAAGCTGAAGGAGATCAACAGACACACCCTTCAGGGTTTGTGGGCTTTGGCCAGGTTGCACCTCGACCACAACCAACTAGAGTTCATCCACCCAGATGCCTTTCAGGGCCTCACCTCCCTGCGGCTGCTGCAGCTAGAAGGCAACCGACTTCAGCAGCTGCACCCAGCCACTTTCACCACATTCACTCTAATGGGCTACTTCCATGTCTCCACTCTGAGGCACCTCCACCTGTCAGACAATGGGTTGATGTCACTGCCCTCCAGACTAGTGGCCACCATGCCCCAGCTGGAGAACCTGTACCTCCATGGGAACCCGTGGACATGTGACTGCAACATGAGGTGGCTTCGTAACTGGGATAAGATCTCACCAG GTGTCCTGAAATGTAAAAAGGACAGGGCACTTCCTAGTGGCCAGCTGTGTCCGATGTGTGCCTCACCTAGGCACCTCCAGAGGGAAGAGCTCCAAGCTGTGGAGAACCTAGTCTGCAGCAGCCCTGTCATCAGCTCTCCTCGCAGGACTTCCCCACCTGATGACATCGAGAGTGAGGTCATGACCAAGGAAAACTTCAGCGAACCACTTGGAAACATCTCCCTGGGCCTGTCAGACGAACATGGGAATGAGGTGGATCTGGAATGCAACATTAGCAAGCCGAGAGAGTTTACCAAGGTCAGCTGGGAGCAGGTGAATCAGCTCCAGTTGCTATCCAACATAACTTTGTCAGTGGATATAGAGTGCTCTGTTGATAGAGAAAAGTATGAGCGACTGTGGAGACTCATCGCATACTACAGTAATGTGCCAGCCCACTTACAAAGGGGGATCATGCTCAGAAAAGAGCCTCATCCAACCTATGTGTACAGACAGGACTCTGAGAAGGATGCTTTGTACTACACAGGTGTTAAAGTTAATGTCATGGCCCAGCCTGCATGGCTGATGCAGGCAACTGCAGACCTTCAGCTGAACAGACTTCAGTCATCAGCCAAGATGGTAAAATTGATCCTGAGCACAGACATCTCAGAGacagtggaggtggagctggtgcGGAGACAGAGGAGATCATGGGTCATGATTGAGTCAACAAACATGACTCACAAAGTGTTGAGTGCTATGCTGGGAAGCCCTAGTCAGATGTACTGTAATGTGCACAGTTCTGGTCAACCAGTCATCCACTGGATGCTGCCAGATGGCTCCAAGGTGGAGGCACCATACAGCAGTCCAGACAACAGGGTGTCTGTGTCCAGTGATGGACGGCTGGCCATTAAAGCTGtcagccacacagacacaggaataTACTACTGCATTGCCAAGGTTCATGGAGACATTGCTGTCCTGCCATTCTATCTAACAGTGCAGGAATCCTCTAGCCCTCCCCCAGGAGAGGATGCTTCAATTATGGCTATCGAGGGATTTGCAGGGAATCCCATTTCCCTGCCCTGCACAGCATCTGGTTCTCCTGATGCTGAAATTAACTGGATTTTACCAAGCAGCAACATAGTCAGTTTCCAAGCCAACTCCTCCAGAGCTTTGGTCTATTCCAATGGCACTCTACATATCCCACAGACCCAGTTACTGGACAGTGGTCATTATAAATGTATCGCCATAAATCAACACGGTGTGGATACACTGGCTACAAAAATCACTCTCATCAGGCGCAAAGGCATGATCAGGCCTTTGAGGAAGTTCCCAGCGAGACCTCAGTCTGCCTCTGGGGTCAACACTCAGATTAAAGTCCCCACAGAAGATACAGAGGAGGCATCAGGTGACATCGAGGTCACTCAGGTCGGAGCTCCAATAAGCCGCATGGATCCTTTGAGGAGGAGAATTCCAGGAGGTGTGGCCATGGGCAGGAGGGGCGTTCATCCATCGAGGAATATGTGGCGCCGGCCACCAATGCATCGAAAACCAACAGGGTCACGTGTTGAAGACAGGAAGGATATAGTTGAGAACAGGAGGAAGATTAATATGTCAAAGAGCAAAATAGACCCAGAGAAATGGGCTGATATTCTGGCTAAGATACGAGATAGAAATGCTCAGAATACTGTCACACCACTCCCAGTTGAGTATACAACAGAGAGGAAACTGACAGAGCAGACAACACAGTCACAAGAAACTATTGAGGGATCATCAGATGGCGTGACTGTGCAGGAAAAAGAGAGCCAGGATTACTTCACAACACCACACACTTCAGTACAGCATACACAAATGCAAACTAATAAATACAACACACAAACCCAAGACACACATGTGAC AGACCCTGATATGAATGTGGGTCTACACACAACTTCAAACAGTGTatttttcctcccacagaccacatCTGTTCCTCTACATGCTGTCACTTTCTGGCAagctaacacaaacactgcaagcagcagcagtacattTTCTCTGCAAGAGAACCATAGCACAAATACAGATGTAGTCAAAACAGCTGATTGGTCCAAGGcatcagagaggagagagaatatGGATGGGCCAAATAATAATGAGAGAGAAGTCTATTTGAGTGGAAGTGAAATGGTCAATCCAAATCAATCAGAAACAAGCCAAGAGGAAAATGGAAGATATCTTAGTGAGACTGCAACCACATCACAGGCACATACTCACATACACATAGTTGATAATTTACATTCTGAAGCAATGCTCACAACAGCATCTCCAACAACTACACTTGTACCAATCACTGCAAGAAGGAGGGGGTCTGAGGAACAATCTCCCCCGCGCCTAGAACAAGCTAACTCCAGGAGAAGGAATGGGGGTCGTCGGAGAGGGtcaaaaagaaggaaacaaaagcagaatgaaTCCACTCAGTTTATTGCCACCACACCTGGAAATGGGCCCCTAGCAACAGTCAGGGCCACTGCCTCCTCCCAGCTAAATATAGAACCATTAGAAGTTACTGCAGCCAATTTCAATACCACTGTTCCATTCACTGGAAGCCAAGCAGCGTCATCAGGCAGACTGAGTCATGAAGAAAGCACAGTCTCAGGGAATGATGCCGAGGCAGCCACCAAACTCTCTTCACTACCAGCTTCTTCCCCTGAATCAAATGACAGCCATCTACCCTTGGCCAAACCACTATTCAAAAGCACATCAGCAGTACCATCATTTCCAACAGCCTCTCCAGGAGCGGGTCACGGAAAGACAAGTTCTCAAACAGCCATGGGAATCTCAGAGAGTGTGTCTCCTGCAGAACGCTTAAATATGTACACATCAACCTCTCAGCAGAGGTTTACAGGCAGCTTTCTTCCACCTGTTAAACTCTTAGAGAGGACACAAACGGAGAGCATTACAGAAGACCTCATGCCACGCTCTGACAATTCCTCTGGAGGTTTTCACAATGTAACACAAGTGCAAACAGATTTTGGGTTGAATCAATCAGGCCATCAATACACACCTACCGAAAAGATGCTTTTCAATGAGACTGGCATGCATTTTTCACTACTGCCATCTCCATCTGCCTCAGCTGCTTCCTTGATTGAGCATGAAATCACAACAACCCCTGGATATACTTCAAGAGCTTCAAGCTTAATTACAACAAGGAGCATGCGCTTAGAGGTAGATTTGGACACACAACAGGTTGGCACAAGGAAACCTACAGTGCCTGAAATATTGTATCATAGTTCTagtcaaaataaaactacaagCAGTGAGTCAGAGGTAGATAAGCATCTTGAAGAAACTGCAACCGCTGGAATTAATGTCAATGCTCTTGTCACACATCTCTCTACAAGTTCATCAAGGCCTGATGTGATTCCATCCAGAGTGGTGCCATATGTTATACTACCTAAAACGCCTTCCATAGAAGCAAAAATGGGCCCTTCACTGAGGGCCACTACTCAGGAAGCTCCCAAGACCAACAACATTCCAGACATCCATAGCCAAGACCAAAAAATCCAACACATCACCACATCAGAACCTCAGAGAACATCCGACTTCCATCCTGCAACCCAGTCACCTGACCACAAATGGGCTCTGTTTAGTATAAATCCAACTTTCCCAGCCCTAAGATTGACCAGTGAGCAGACAATCAAGCAGACGGCTGCCCCTGCCCCAACAACTGCTGCAGTCCAAATTGATCCATTCAAAGATGGACTGCTAACAAGCACTCAGGATGTGTCCAGAAAGCACCAGCTACCTGGACAAGGATCTATTCCAACAGGGATGCCAAGGATAACTAAGAGCAATTTCCAAAGTTTCACTGTGAAAGCTGAAACAGATGCACAGCTTCCCTGTGAGGCCAAGGGTGAGCCAATGCCCTTTCTGTCATGGACAAAAGTTGCGAGTG GGGCAAGTGTTGCTCAGAACACCAGAGTCCAGAGGTTTGAGGTCCATCCAAATGGTACATTAATCATCAGAAATACACAGCCAATGGATGGGGGGCAGTACCTGTGCACAGTCCAGAACCAGTACGGCACAGACAAGATGCTGGTCAACCTTGTGGTCCTGTCTCAGCATCCACGGGTCCTCCAGCCTCGGGAAAGAGACATCACAGTGCATCTAGGTGTCAAAGTTGATTTGGACTGTAGAGTGGAGGGGCATCCTACTCCTCGGGTCACATGGGTGCTCCCTAACCATGTCCACTtggctgctgctccacctggTGTTGCCTCTCAGCAGCGTGTGTCCATCTTGAGTAACGGAACCCTCCGGATCAACCAGGCCActaacacagacagagggattTATAAGTGCATTGGCAGCAGTGCAGCCGGAGCTGATACAGTCTCAGTCCGCCTTCATGTCTCAGCATTGCCACCTGTGATTCAGCAGACACAACACGAGAACACCACCCTCCCAGAGGGCAGCACTGCTTATATCCACTGCACTGCCACAGGTGCCCCGCAGCCTGTCATCCGCTGGATCACACCTGATGGCGTACAGCTCACTGCTTCTCAATTTGTTAGTGGACGCAACCTTGTTGTTTTTCCCAATGGGACCCTCTACATACGGGGATTTGGCTCGGGAAATGCTGGGAGATATGAATGCTCAGCCAGTAACACTTTGGCATCCAGCAGGAGAATAGTGACCTTGAGCATAAGGAGGAATCTGTCCTCTGCCAAGGCTCATATCATGTCATCGTCACCTCAGAGAACAGATGTAATCTATGGGAGTAAACTCCTGCTCAACTGTGTGACAACAGGAGAGCCAGAGCCCCGGATCATCTGGAGGACACCTTCCAAGAAGCTGGTAGATGCTCAGTACAG ttttgacCCCAGGATCAAGGTGTTCCCCAATGGCAGTTTAACTGTTCATCCTGTTACTAACGAGGACAGTGGTGACTACTTGTGTGTGGCACGTAACAAGATGGGTGATGACTACATTCTGCTGCGGGTCAATGTGCTGACCAGGCCAGCAAAGATcaagcagacacagcagcaatCTAGTCAGGAGGTGATATACGGTGGAGACCTAAAGGTCGACTGTGTGGCCTCTGGTGTCCCGAACCCCAAAATCAGCTGGGCACTTCCGGATGGCACCATGGTCAACCCGGTCAAACAAAGAGACAGTGTCACTGGGGGCCGTAGTCGCAG GTACGTGGTGTTTGACAATGGGACGCTATACTTCAACGATGTCGGCATGCCAGAAGAAGGTGACTACACCTGCTATGCTGAGAACCAACTTGGCAAAGATGAGATGAAGGTTAGAGTCAAGGTCAAGGTTACAGCTTCCCCACCAAAAATCCAGGATAAAGACCAAAAAACCATCAAGGTTTTCTATGGTGAGACTGTTACACTGAGATGTAACGCCAAAGGGGAATCAATGCCGGTCATCACATGGATATCCCCTACAAATAGATTTATCTCCCCAGCTCTAGACAAATACCAGGTCCTGGATGATGGCACATTGGTGGTTCAAAAAGTCCAACGTTTTGATGGAGGTAACTACACTTGCATGGCCAGGAATAATGCAGGACAAGACTATAAAGTCGTCAGGCTTGAGGTCCTGGTAACATCTCCGGTGATCAATGGCTTAAGTGGACCTACCAACACCATCAAGGTGACCGCAGCTAAGGATCAGCGGAAGTTTGTGGACTGTGTGGCAAAGGGAACCCCCACCCCTCGCGTCATGTGGGTTCTACCAGGAAATGTGATCCTTCCTGCACCATACTATAGCAACAGAATGACAGTTCATCTAAATGGCACATTAGAAATCAGGTCACCAAAGAGGACAGACTCAGGGCAGCTGGCTTGTATTGCTCGTAATGAAGGAGGGGAGGTCAAGCTGGTGGTTAATTTGGATGTGCAGGAGACTATAGAGAGGCCACCAGTAAGAGGACCCAAAACAGACAGCCTGTCGCTGACTGTTGGGAATGCCATGACTTTGAATTGTTCCTTTGAGGGCTCAACATTAGCTCATGTCACTTGGATCTTACCCAATGGTACACCTTTGCAAAGTGGTGCTCGATTCTCTAAGTTTTTCCACCGACCAGATGGCTCTTTGATCATCAGCAACCCCTCTATTGGTGAAGCTGGTATGTACCGCTGTCTGGGGCGTAATTTCAGAGGGCTTGTGGAGCGTACAGTAACATTGTCCCCAGGAAGAAAGCCAGAGATCAACAACAGATACAACACACCTGTCAGCATCATGAATGGAGAAAGACTTTTGCTTCATTGTCTAACTAGTGGTGAACCCCTCAGACTTACATGGACACTACCCAGTGGGGTTGTCCTCAACAGGCCACAGAGAGCTGGACAGTATGCTGTACTGCCCAATGGGACACTTGCTATCCAACAAGTATCCATCTATGATCGGGGGTCGTATGTTTGCCGTGCTGCAAACGAGTAtggcagctctctgctttctgcaTCGGTAATTGTGATTGCATACCCCCCGCGAATTACCAATGGTCCTCCCTCTATGACTTACGCTAAACAAGGAGTTGCTGTTCAGTTGAACTGTGTAGCAACTGGGATCCCTAGAGTGGATGTAGCATGGGAAACACCCGATAAAACCCGCTTGGCTGTCAGTACACAGCCACGTCTTTTTGGAAATAAGTACCTCCATCCACAAGGTTCCCTCATCATCCAGAGCCCAACAAAAAGAGACAGTGGTGTCTATAAATGCACGGCCAGAAATGCCGTTGGCATAGACTCTAAAGTTACATTTCTCAATGTGTTCTGA